The Arachis hypogaea cultivar Tifrunner chromosome 14, arahy.Tifrunner.gnm2.J5K5, whole genome shotgun sequence DNA window TACAATTTGTGAGGAATTACTTAGTTTTGGTGAATGTCATTATAACTTTCCAGTTACTTATGTTTGAACTTGCATCTACCAATACAAGAAACTCCGAAAAATACTTAGTAACTATGATTCAGAATATACAAAGTACAAACCATTCAAATCCCTGATAATTGACTTCTAATTCTACTCAACTTGCATAGTAGAATTTGCTTCCTCTAAAATGCTCTTATGCACTTTAGTTCCTTTAACATTTTGCTGGAGAAGgacaattgaataaaaaaatatttataatggtgaAAACTTAGTACATCATTTAAAATACTCAAAATTGTTGTGCGTATGTTAATATTTGACAAGCTTTCATCGAGAAGTGGCTCAAGCTAATTCTTCAACAAAGTTAGTACTCCATGGTCCAAAAACTCTAATTGGAGCTGTTTCCTGCAAAATAGACAAATAGTTGGTGAAGATTACCAAAGAAAATATGCACAAGTAAGATAGAGTATTAAGGAAACACCAGAGCACACTTAATATGACAGAAAATCAACAGACTTCGAGAGGATTTCTCTTGTTAGCATACTCATACAAACGGCCAAGGCTGGAGAAGACAACAAGAGCGACTTCAGCATCACAAAGCACAGACAGTTCATATTAGAattatctttataattttttattttatctaaatttaattttttacacttttagatttaatttaaaaaatttgtgttaatgTTAGAATAGAAATGGAAAGCAACAAGAAATGGTGTTGGAAAGTCCAAGTAAAAGCAGAGGCTCAACAAAATCAGACAGCAGAATAGAAACAGAAGTGAAACATAttcaaggaaggaagaagaaaaaaccgAAATAGTGATGAGCAAGAGCAACAATGAATCAACAAACAAGAATACCAACAATAAAGTAAACAATACCAACAAACAGCAACAATGAATCAATGATTTTAGAACAAAAACTAGTGAAATTACATAGTAACTCATCAGTATTActaacaaaatttcaaaacaagcaaaataagtgcagcaaaccaaaaatcaattcagaatcacataatcacagaatcagaatcagaaaatCAGAGAATCATATAATTTGAACTAAGCAAAACAAGCAAATTTGAACCCAGCAACTCAGAAGCACAAAATCAAAGTTattaataagaaagtaacaaaacCCTAAACAAATCCAGCAACTCAGAATCACGgaaattataattaacaaaatcaagCCCAAACTATTTCATAATTATAAACCCAAGTTATCAACAATAAACTGAGGTGGAGGTGGCGACCTGCTGTGTTGATCGTGGGTGGCCAAAACCCAGAAACGCTGCTGGGTGGAGGTGGTGAGGTGCTGTGTTGATCGTGGCCTCGTGGGTGCTGTCTGCTGTGCTGCCCTATTGGGTCAGTCGGTGGCAAAAGAAATATAACGCATATTAGTAAATGTAAATGGATCTTAGTACCTTTGGACATTACGGCCCTTCATTGACATTACTTGATAAAGGTCTTCTAATATAGTCCACATACTTTTTTACTGCCTAATAAAGGTTGCTAGAATCACATAAAAGAAATTTATCAAAACTGTGATCCACAGCAACACAGGCAAATGGCTTATTGTTAACAGAAAACGATCTCAAATCCGTCAATTGACCAGGCTTTAGCTTGGGATAAGCTGAGTACAGGTATGaagtaataaaaaaatctagCACAACATCTCTAGGAAACTCCAGTCGCTGCAAAAAAGAAATGTCAGGTTACAACAGATAAATAATCAATGTCTTATCGGAGTTCTCAGGTTTATAGAGTACAGAAATATTTCCTATCATAACTGAGACATTGGTGTCAACAGTAAAGAAGCCTTGCCTGGTAGAAACCTCCTCCATGCTTATTGTTAGAAGGATGCACAAATGGCTGACGAAGCAGATCCTTATGGATGAAGTGATATCCCAACTTATCTTCGAGGGAAAGAATGTTTATACATCAGCAGAGAGAGGAATATAGCCAACACTTCCTCGGTAAACATTAATCAATTATGAGGCTTCAAAACCAACTTGTATGCCAAGCCACGTAAGAAATATAATTGCAATTTTAAAGCCACTATCAACTATAAATGCTCCGACCAAAGCTTCAACTGCATCATCAATTGTTTTTCTATATAGCCAGTGGTGATTTTTATTGCACTTGATTTCATTTGAGCTTCCTTGCTCTTTAATAGAATTTAAGCATGAGTAAAAGTGGAAGAAAATTAAGAGTTTATATTTACTTATAAGTGGAAGAAAATTTGGGCATCATATCAAAGTGGAactgaatttatttaattaagagTTTGTATTTACTTATAACTCCAAAACACATATCAAAAAGGGTAGAAGCCTCTTGTTCTACCTCTAGATTACCGTTTCTATTGCATTCAAATTGCTATAATTgaagaaaattatgaataaatgCAGTTGAACATTGAAGTAATGCCATGATAGTGACTTCAGCAAAATTTTATAGAGTGATCTGAAAATTGTATAGTCAaagaaagtttaaaataaaaatttctcaaatccaagGGACACACTGCCATATAAATGAAAAGGGAAATGTTCATTAAATACCAAGAAGGATCACTCTAAATCAACATGTAAACTAAATGAGGCATATATATATAGAACTGCAAACTAAATTCAAAAGCTTACAGGTGGTTCATTGGGATACTCAGGAGGGAAACATATATCAAAGAAGAATATCCCGTCATGATACGGGATTCCGGATGCACCAACAATCACTGCACGCATGAGATCTATTCTTTCTTCAAACACACGAACATAAATAGTTTCTGTTTAGACCATTAAAGAGATGGCAAGTGTATTTTCTCAATATTTCTTTTTACTCAAGTAATTAATAGAagattttattcaaattttcaaaacaaacaagTACAAACCAGGAAGCTTTTTCTCGAGGATGTTCCATTCTTGCTGAACCTTTTTTGCCCAGCCTCTTTTCACCTACTAAGGGCCCAAAGAAGATGAAACAATTAGCCTAAAAGTTTTAATGTAATTATGTCAATTTCAATGATCACATGTTAATTTCTAACATGAGATAATGTCAATGCACTACCATCACCAAAGAAGTGATGGTCAGAGCAATTTTTTAGTATATCAAATTGCTGAAActgatttgaattattgttgtggAAAGGGAATGGAGAATTATTATGTTCATGAGTCTTGACAACTTCTGGATTTGGAGTTATTTCTTCAATAAATTGCAACTTATCCACTTGATGTGAGTGAGTGCATTGGTTACAAGTTTCCAAATCTTTATTATCAAGAAAATCAGATCCATTCTCCTCTTCATATGTGGGTACTGAGGAAACTGCTCCTGAAAAGGGGTGTTGTACCAAGTGTCTGGAATATGCTGGCTTTAATGCTAGAGAAAAGTTCAAAGGCAGCTCGAGGAAGGAAAAAGGAACTACACTCCCTGAATTGCTTTTCACAATTCTCTCTAACACCATCACTATTTAACAAGTCCTGTTCATCAAACATGACATTCAGTTTGGAATTAGACAGTTGCATACTTGCATTTGGTAATGAATCTTAACAACACAACAGCAACAACTAGAACTAGatgttttcaattatagtttCCATGGTGAGACCTGTGTCTTAGTGTCACCTAAATAATTCAGTCAACAGCAGCTACTAATATTCAAGAAAATGCCTACTACACACATTTTCCTTCTTGTCAAAGGGTAGACTTCTGTGTTCAATCATCTCTTGAGGTAACTCATCAACATTAGTTTCATGAGGAATGGAGATAACAGATGAACCTTCATGTTTTTCAATTCGAAAAACTTCATAAGGTGCAACctgttgagaaaataaataaataataacttgtTAGCTTACTCATTTAACTAAAGCATATGAATACAGATAATTGTAGGACATATCTTGGTTGTGAAACCATTAGCCCAATTTACCTCCATGTTACCATCTTCGAAACCAGTAACATTCCCAACACAACACAGGAAAGGATTATCACGGAACTCATCTACACAATGAACTTGGTTCCCATCTTCAAGAGAAGCCTCCGCCTTCAAGTCAGTTACTGACTTGCCATTATCTTTACCAGCTTGGTCCCCAAGCTATTTTTGAGCCACAAACACAATATCACCAAAACAAAAGGAGTAGTCTGGGTGCTCTACAAGTTCGTAGGCGCTCACAGTTTCCTCCGTTTTGTCTCCAGCAAAATTATCTTCATTGGAAATGGAAACAGCTTTCCATTGTAACTTAACAGTATGCTCCAATGCATCGACACATCGGACAACACCCCATCTTTGATCATTAGGCTTAAGAGGATCATAAGAAGCACCTTTTTCAAGCACGAACTGATGAGGCCAAACGAACAGAGATGTCAGGCGGCGAGGGAAGCACGAATAAGTTCTTGACAGTGACGGTTACGGTGACGGTGACGGGGCACGGTAAAGATAGAGAAAGTGCTCTCGAACAGAGGAGACGACTTCAAGCTCCTGCGACGGCACCAAGCTTCCACACGCGATGCCTGTACATGCGACGGGGCTGCGGGCGGCGAGGCTGGGTCAATGGGTGAGTAGAGTTGAgttgattttttctttcaatttcagagaggaatgGGGCTGAGGTGAATTGAGTTTCTGCACaatgataaaaatataactttactttttaatgtttatagaaattatatatttatccctcctataaaattatttaattacaaaattaccctactttagttaagatattaactcttattgagttaaattaattcaaactaaaactaaacatccAATTAAAACATGCCACGTCACAAAGGGTAATTTACATGTTGATTTAGAAGGGGTTGGATAGAACTCaccaatatttaaatattttttaattaataaaaaaatacatgctAATTGTTAAGAAAATActgatattaaaaaaatagagacatagtgaattttttttgtttttatgtttgTAACTTGTAACGAATATTCAAACACTAAAATAacacaataaaatatatatatgtgggtacaattatattttcatatatattgATTCAAGGAAAATTAATTTTAGCACAGAGAAAACACTTCCAAATAAAAAACGTATCTTTCCCCTTTTTAATAAATGAATAGACAAATACATAGCCATCCAAATGTTTttgttcaaaataatttttaaacttaagaAAACTTAAACCAGCAGCAAATTAAAGAAGTCAATAGAGCTAAAAGAGAAGTCAACTGTgatgaatgaaaaacagaatttACTGACAATATAATTTGGTTGCCGCGGTCTTTGGTAAACTCTCTCCTTTCTATTTTCAATTgaattggtccaaaacaacttcGTAGATATCACCAGCCACTCTACCAGGAAAATTCATACAAACGCGCACacgaaattttaaataattttccgAAAGAAATTTCCGATATAATTTCCAATAAAACTACACTCAATTTACCTAACTGTGACACTTTGTATATAGTCtttcataaataatcaaattgtAAATTATCATCTAAAACACCAACATTATTCTATACGTCAGGCAACAACTCTACGCGAAATCAAACAgcgtttttcacttttttttttgtttttaattaaatttccgTTCCTTATATAAACCACACTCTACTCCTGCCCTTTCATATCAAACACActttcataatcacatatatcaAAGTACTATACTCTATATAGTagtgtttgaatttgattatttttagaaCAAGTAAAAGTTTACTTATAAGTTATAAgccttttaattttatatatggaATCTATTAGGCCAAGCACACTAGAGATTATGGTTATATCTGGCGAGAATCTATGCATGAATCAGAATCCAGTGAAGGAAGCTTATGTTGTGATTCGAGCTGAGTCCCTCAAATGTTGCACGACAAAGATGGCGAAATACGGTGGCGAAAACACTTCGAGCTTGCTCTCATGGAATGAGAAATTCTTGATGGACATACCCCTGCATGCAAGGTCCATAACCTTTGAGGTGCAATGCAAGAACTCAAACGGCGCCGTTAGAAGCGTTGGTGTGGCAAGGATAGCCATTTCCCATTTTCTTGGAGAGAAGAATAATGTTAATGGTAGCAAGGGAATTTATGAATGCACCATGCAGAAGATGATGAGTTATAGGTTGAGGGATTGGGATGGACGGCGAAATGGGGTTATCAATTTCTCGGTGAGGGTGGCAAAGCTGCCGGAGGAGGATCCTTTATTGGAAGCAAAAGCGGTGGTGCCGGCGCCGGCGAAGGGAATTCCAGTGAGGAGTTGTGGATTTGAGGGAAGGGTTTTGGGGTTTAAGGTGGATGAGAGTAATAATTCAAATGGGGTAGCTGTTGGCATTCCACTTTGGTGGAGTTACCCTAGCAATATTTAAagctttttttagttattttcttaattctTTTGTGATGGAGaggaaattaataattattattacaaaaacgTTATTTGTACACATAATCAACTACTAAATTCAGTtacaatgtatttatatataaatatatatgtattttaatttattttaatgtgtattttgtattttaaaatatattctattttaatgactaattttagtatatatctaatatgattgttattattatataatagttGTTGATTTTGAGTCTGTTACACATATAAAgaatagtatttaatttattttaatcactttgggttggtcgagtgatcAGTTCACTCATccacttaaataaaatttagatctaCATCAAATTAATTCTTAACTTATTAGGTTGGAGAGCA harbors:
- the LOC112740601 gene encoding BON1-associated protein 2 — its product is MESIRPSTLEIMVISGENLCMNQNPVKEAYVVIRAESLKCCTTKMAKYGGENTSSLLSWNEKFLMDIPLHARSITFEVQCKNSNGAVRSVGVARIAISHFLGEKNNVNGSKGIYECTMQKMMSYRLRDWDGRRNGVINFSVRVAKLPEEDPLLEAKAVVPAPAKGIPVRSCGFEGRVLGFKVDESNNSNGVAVGIPLWWSYPSNI